ATATTAATTTCCTCAAATGGCTGGATAGGGATTTGTACATTATGAATAAACCCTGTTAGGAATCAACCCTGTTAGGTATCAACCCTGTTAGGAAtcttaaccccaaccctaaccccataaACCCAACcactagcctagctaatgttagccacaacaaatagaaattcgtaacatatcatacgaaattaCAATTGAACCAaagtggaatagacgttgaattgacgtctgtgcccagtgggttgctAGTTATAAATATCTTTGATAGTCTAGTGTCTCGCTCCCAAAGCAAGCCAGCTAGCAACTAGCAAAGTAAATATGACATTAAATGGGACAACCAGCCATATCCGAGAGAAGTGCGTTTAAAACACAGCGGTAAATATACGCAGAAAGCGCGGTAGCCATTTCCTGTAGTCATTTATGctgcaattatttatttatttaaatgtatttcagAATTTCATTGTAAATAAAGGCTCATTCAAACATCCCGacaaaaatctggtgtttctatgtcaaacagttttgttatattttcttctgtgatgtatatagaGTGTAATAAACAAACCCAAAACGTgtcttctttttttgttgttgcccatAAACCATGTATGTGAGACGTATACTTTTATTTAAAAGTGTATTTGTTTTGAGACgaccaagaatcactctgtgtgaccctgatttagccccctttgcagtaaaaggttaagagCTTCAATGTTTCGGCTATGTTGGTTACCGAGGTAACCGACTAGCTGTTGTTGAGGAAGcgtcccgtccactagattatacgtcacactggCCACACCATTTACTACCGACTGAAGTTGGTAATGCGCTGAACTAGGAAACTCAAACATTCCTGACTTGCTGATTAGTTGAACGcaagtttcctagttccgactagcacgtgaacgtggtaaaaaatctttattttattttcagacaaAACTCTTTATTtttcatgtatttttatttaaaaaactatATGGATACGTACAAAAGAGAAGCATGTGTTGATCAGAACAGATTTTTAATGAGCAAGTTTTTAAAACAGGCTACTATACTACACATCTGCATTTAGGATATAAATCAAACAGATCATCTCACAATATGCAGCTGgatctatactgctcctacatagTATAACAATGcaatgtatataatgaacagactaggtctatactgctcctacatgctTGCCACAGATTGTGTGCAAGGATTCGAAATCATCACAGCACAGCTACATCCTTCCATACATCAGAGGggtggggaggcagggtagcctagtggttagagtgtaggggcggcagggtagcctagtggctagagtgtaggggcggcagggtagcctagtggttagagtgtaggaacggcagggtagcctagtggttagagcgttggactagtaaccgggaaagttgcaagttcaaacccccgagctgacaaggtacaaatcaggTACAgtgaatttgttctttaactgacttgcctagttaattaaaggtaaaataaaataaaaataagagaACTGACTAAACATCTCACCAATTGCTCTACCAGGTACAATGGAAAGCTTGTCAAAAATCTGAAAGAAGCAGATGAGCAGATGAAGCCACACCAGATGGGACACCAATGTAGAGTATGGGCTGTATATTGTGATTGAACAGTGAAATAAGACCTGTACATGTGAAGCTGTTTGGTACTTTTTCTATTTTAAATACTAAGTACTTTCACAACTATTTTAAATACTAAGTACTTTCACAACTATTTTAAATACTAAGTACTTTCACAACTATTTTAAATACTAAGTACATTCACAACTATTTTAAATACTAAGTACATTCACAACTATTTTAAATACATCCAAATCATTGTAATATTTATTATTGTACGGTCTTTCAAATTCTTAATATGATATGTAGTTGAagaatttgcaaatacattccaTTATTCAACTGGGTGTTTTTTCATATCTAGGTCATGTAATAATTATCTGTAAACACTGGTTTTGAAATGAATGAAGCCCTGCTCCAAAGGTGTCTTCTACCCCCGTGTGCGTCTCTCATTTTCTTTCAGGCCCCTTAACTGAAGAAAACCCCTTTCTACACTGGGAGCAAAGGTGAGGCTACACTCATGTGTGTGTCCTCTCGTGTGTTTTTAGGTGCACTAACTGCAcaaaaccctttccacactgggaacagagGTGAGGCTTCTCTCCTGAGTGTGTCATTTTATGCGTTTTCAGGCTCACTACCCAGTTAAACCCCTTTCCACACAGAGCACTGGAATGGTTGTTCTCGTGTGTATTCTCATATGCTCTTTCAGATGCCATGAGTGAATATAtccctttccacactgagagcattgGAAAGGCCTCTCTACTAAGTGTGttctctcatgtgatttcagATCCCCTGATGAGAAAAATTTATTTTCACACTTAGAGCATTGAtacggtttctctccagtgtgtgttctttcATGCACTTTTAAATGCCCTGACTGtccaaaactctttccacactgagagcagtgatgaggcttctcccctgtatgtgtTCTTTCATGATCTTTCAGCTTCCCTCtctgggtaaaactctttccacactgggagcattggaatggcttctctcctgtgtgtattctttcaTGGTCTTTCAGATGCGATGACTGGATAAAtccctttccacactgagagcattgGAAAGGCCTCTCTACTAAGTGTGTTttctcatgtgatttcaggtACCCTGAtgacaaaaatgtattttcacactgggagcattgatatggcttctctccagtgtgtgttctttcATGCACTTTTAAATGCCCTGACTGTCcaaaaccctttccacactgagagcagcgATGAGGCTTCTCACCTGTATGTCTTCTTTCATGATTTGTCAGCTTCCCTCtctgggtaaaactctttccacactgggagcattggaatggcttctctcctgtgtgtattctttcaTGCTCTTTCAGATGCGATGACTGGATAAAtccctttccacactgagagcattgGAAAGGCCTCTCTACTAAGTGTGTTTTCTCATATGATTTCAGGTCCCCTGATGAGAAAAATTTATTTTCACACTGTGAGCATTGAtacggcttctctccagtgtgtattcttTCATGCACTTTTAGATCACCTGACTGTCcaaaaccctttccacactgggagcagtgataaggcttctcccctgtatgtgtTCTCTTATGTTGTTTCAGGTGCCCTAACCGGAtaaatctctttccacactgggaacagtggtGGGGTCTTGCTGGTTTGGATGTCACTGGGGCCGATTCCCCCGTAGGACTCTTCCTAGTGTCAGAGCGAGAGTCTGGCCTCTCTCCTGTCAAAGACAAACATAGTATTTGGTTAAAACAGAATGAATGAAACCTACACATGATAAAAATGTCTTATGTGGTTTAATCAAGTCTCGATTCCTCATTAGAAAATAAGTAGTTTGGATCCTGAATggatcctgaatgctgattggttgatacaCATTTGCAATAATCCACTGGTAATACATGTTAAAAGTTCCATTTGAATTATCCCAAAAGATCCACTGccccacagcccagccaggccatttataaactaatctccactgtcccacagcccagccaggccatttataaactaatctccactgtcccacagcccagccaggccatgtataaactaatctccactatcccacagcccagccaggccatgtataaactaatctccactgtcccacagcccagccaggccatttataaactaatctccactgtcccacagcccagccaggccatgtataaactaatctccactgtcccacagcccagccaggccatgtataaactaatctccactgtcccacagcccagccaggccatgtataaactaatctccactgtcccacagcccagccaggccatttataaactaatctccactgtcccacagcccagccaggccatgtataaactaatctccactgtcccacagcccagccaggccattcataaactaatctccactgtcccacagcccagccaggccatttataaactaatctccactgccccacagcccagccaggccattcataaactaatctccactgccccacagcccagccaggccatttataaactaatctccactgccccacagcccagccaggccatttataaactaatctccacagccctgccaggccatttataaactaatctccactgtcccacagcccagccaggccattaataaactaatctccactgtcccacagcccagccaggccatttataaactaatctccactgtcccacagcccagccaggccatgtataaactaatctccactgtcccacagcccagccaggtaATTTATAAACTAATCTCCACTGGAAGAAAAGCATATAAGCATACGGTCATCATTAACCCATGGTTACTAGTCTACCATTTGGTTTGGAACAGAGGGACATCATTAACCCATGGCTACTAGCCTAACATTTGGTTTGGAACAGAGGGACATCATTAACCCATGGCTACTAGCCTAACATTTGGTTTGGAACAGAGGGACATCATTAACCCATGGCTTCTAGCCTAACATTTGGTTTGGAACAGAGGGACATCATTAACCCATGGCTACTAGCCTAACATTTGGTTTGGAACAGAGGGACATCATTAACCCATGGCTTCTAGCCTAACATTTGGTTTGGAACAGAGGGACATCATTAACCCATGGCTACTAGCCTAACATTATTATCAATACACTATAAAGGACTGTTTCAAACCTGTGGATTATCATCAacacagcagggtagcctagtggttagagtggagggacggcagggtagcctagtggttagagtggaggggcggcagggtagcctagtggttagagcgttggactagtaaccgaaaggttgcaagttcaaaccccctgagctgacaagatacaaatctgtctttctgcccctgaacaggcagttaaccaactgttcctaggccgtcattgaaaataagaatttgtccttaactgacttgcctagttaaataaaggtaaaataaaaaatttaaaaaacacactATAAAGGACTGTTTCAACCCTGTGGATTATTATCATCAACACACTATAAAGGACTGTTTCAACCCTGTGGATTATCAACAACACACTATAAAGGACTGTTTCAACCCTGTGGATTATTATCATCAACACACTATAAAGGACTGTTTCAACCCTGTGGAAGTTGTGATTTTTCTAAGTGGCTCGCTAATTGTAGTGATTCCAAGCGCATGGCCAAGAGAGCGCGTTCTTTTTGTTTGTCTCAGGTAAAGACAATAACTATTCCCTGTCTTAAATTTTTATAGATTATTTACTTATTAGGGTATCTAAGGTTTaattataaatgttgtttgacttgtttggataagtttatGAGTAACGTTTGGGGTTcattcatttgtatgcattttgatgaagGGAAAtcggtggattattgactgaagggTGCCAGCtgaactgagtttttatggatataaagaaggactttatcgaacaaaattaccatttgtgatgtatctgggaccttttggagtgccaacagaagaagatcctcaaaggtaaggctatatattatattattattattattatacactatattatatcgctatttctgactatCGTGTCGCAACTGCCTGCTTGAAATCTGGGTTTCAtgtttttgtatgcggggcgctatcctcagataatcgcatggtttgctttcgccgtaaagtctTTTTTTGTAAACTGACACCggggctggattaacaagaagttaagcactattttgatgtattacacttgtattTATATGActgttaaatatttatatttctgttgtttgaattccatgtgttttttaatcgttttgatgtcttcactattattattctacaatagaaaagtccaaataaagaaaaacccttgaatgagtaggtgttctaaagctTTTGACCAGTAGCTTAGAATAATATATTTGTAGATCAGAAGCAATACAGACCACATTGAAGTGTCTGGAGTTTAGTttgcctgttctacagtctaGTAAAGAAAGGGGGGGttgactgggacaggcaatgtaacatccataatgttttaaggaaaagtttttgtaaaacaagcaccttacattggatcatcttgaaactttctctccaaagctaactttcatcaaggaTTTATATGGTCaattggtttctctcttttcattggcagaatcctttttcagtgttatgatattcataacatccatatccaccagtctatcttcctgtcaactaacacaactctgctggttgtcctggtaacagataccggtgggcagatctattgtatttgttcaaactaaactacagcacttactttgatgtgtcaaatctgatcctttcttctcttctcctcctctcacagttccactcagccccgttgttttcctgcagtccaccagcagcacagacaacctcttcatacccagcagtaaggtgctaccgggagaggcacgacgcggggactccgggagggaggaagggctagcaTTGTCCtagtaaccataaagaggggacacagacacatatcattatggatgctgatgtcactgttgtcataaAGTTCTTTACATAAACCCAGCCCCCgatagagcaagctgtatgctagaccagaccaagctgtatgctagaccagaccaagctgtaccatctggtgttctgatctggagagactcttctctgcctcgtcagcaataggatgttgttgaggctccccagaggatccacaatagtcatgtctctctcctgtgtgaacaatcATAGGGTCTTACAAGAGGCATTAATATCTCTGAACAGGGCCTACAATTTAACAAGAagattaacgagaagtgtatctttaaaatggtggataatacttgtatgtttgaggaattaaaaaaaatagatttctgttgtttgaatttggcgccctgcaatttcactggctgttggcgaggtgggacgctagcgtccagaacgatcccagagaggttaaggacTGTTTCAACCCTGTGGATTTTATCATCAATACACTATAAAGGACTGTTTCAACCCTGTGGATTATTATCATCAACACACTATAAAGGACTGtttcaactagaggtcgaccgattatgatttttcaacgccaataccgattattggaggaccaaaaagaccgataccgattaatcggccgattttttaaattaatttgtaataatgacaattacaacaatactgaatgagcacttttattttcacttaatataatacatcaataaaaatcaatttagcctcaaataaataatgaaacatgttcaatttggtttaaataatgcaaaaacaaatagcctccacattgactctgtactggtacctcctgtatatagcctccacattgactctgtactggtacctcctgtatatagcctccacattgactctgtactggtaccccctgtatacagcctccacattgactctgtactggtacctcctgtatatagcctccacattgactctgtactggtaccccctgtatatagcctccacattgactctgtactggtaccccctgtatatagcctccacattgactctgtactggtacctcctgtatatagcctccacattgactctgtactggtaccccctgtatatagtctccacattgactctgtactggtaccccctgtatatagcctccacattgactctgtaccggtaccccctgtatataacctccacattgactctgtactggtacctcctgtatatagcctccacattgactctgtactggtaccccctgtatatagcctccacattgactctgtactggtaccccctgtatatagcctccacattgactctgtactggtaccccctgtatatagcctccacattaactctgtactggtaccccctgtatatagcctccacattgactctgtactggtaccccctgtatatagcctccacattaactctgtactggtatctcctgtatatagtctccacattaactctgtactggtacctcctgtatattgcctccacattaactctgtactggtacctcctgtatattgcctccacattgactctgtactggtatctcctgtatatagtctccacattaactctgtactggtacctcctgtatattgcctccacattgactatgtactggtaccccctgtatatagtttccacattgactatgtactggtaccccctgtatatagcctccacattaactctgtactggtttaaatagtagagtagagagagagagtagagttcgaccgattatgatttttcaacgctgataccgattattagaGCGATTAATTGgactatttttttgtttgtttttctaataatgacaattacaacaatactgaatgaacacttatttaacttaatataatacatcaataaaaatcaatttagcctcaaataaatgatgaaacatgttcaatttggtttaaataatgcaaaaacaaagtgtcggAGAAGTAAATAAATGGCAATATGTGCCAtttaaaaagctaacgtttgagttccttgcacagaacatgagaacatatgaaagctggtggttccttttaacatgagacttcaatatttcAAGGTAAGAGGTTTTCGGTTggagttaatatagtatttatagaactatttctctctataccatttgtatttcatatacctttgactattggatgttcttataggcactctagtattgcctgtgtaacagtatagcttccgtccctctcctcgcccctacctgggctcgaaccaggaacacatcgacaacagccacactcgaagcagcgttacccatcgctccacaaaagccgcggcccttgcaaggggaacaactactccaaatctcagagcgagtgacgtttgaaacactattagcgcacacccagctaactagctagccatttcacaatAATCCACAGGGTTGAGTTTTTTCAATTCAATAACGCCATAGAGATTTCAATCGGATCGGCCTGTCTTACCTTTATAGGCCTAACTCAAATAATACGGACCTAATAACGCCAGAGATTTCAATCGGATCGGTCTGTCTAACCATATAGGCCTAACTCAAATACTACAGACATAAGACATTTTCTCCAATCTGGGCGTTTCCTTCTCTCCCTAAAGCAATGCTGTTTTTCAACGTTAACGTTTTGGTGATGGCCCTCTGTCTTTGTAGCTTTAACAATTCCTACAATACAGAATCAAttattcaagtgtagaacttcagtacAATAACCCTTAAAAAACACGATTTTTttaacaactgcagagtttgtgccactgtttttaagacagttctcactggtgttaatcagatctccagtgtcctcctcttcacccttcttctcctcctctttcacagtGACAGTCATATCTTCcttttcttcctcctctttcactctaaaaacgtcctcttcctccttcaccaacacagcttcttcctctcctttccatgtgacagtcatctccccctcctcttcctccttcaccaaCACAGCTTCTTCCTCCCCTTTCCatgtgacagtcatctccccctcctccttcactaacACAGCTTCTTCCTCCCCTTTCACtgtgacagtcatctccccctcctcttcctccttcactAACACAGCTTCTTCCTCCCCTTTCACtgtgacagtcatctccccctcctcttcctccttcactAACACAGCTTCTTCCTCCCCTTTCACtgtgacagtcatctccccctcctccttcactaacACAGCttcttcctccccttcccctgTGACAGTCATCTCCGGATCCTCGCCTTTCACGGTGatatcatcctcctcttcctctttcatgaTAATGTTCAGCCCCAGAGCTTCTTTTTCCGACCAGCAGACCTCTTCTTTAATAGGGGTCGAGTAGCTTATTGAGCTGATGGTGGTGGatgttagttggctagctagttaattagcattagcgactagcgTAGTGCTAGGCTATCTTAACACGTTAGCTAACAACATACTTTTGACATTTAATAACTAGTAAGCAGACAGACTGCGTGCTTAAAACCCTAATATACACAAAATTGTGAAAAGAGCTCCGATGTTTTGGTTTGTATATTTGCTAGCAAGCTAACGAGTCCGTCTTGCTGTTGAAAAAGCTTCCCgctccgtccactagattatacgtcacgcaagaaaaaatacttgaaagactcacatcgccatctgctgactggagtgggtaacgcaatTTTGGAAAATATTCACTACACCGTGTTTATTCTGCCAAACAATATGTCATAACAAAATAACCAGATATTTGTTTccttatgtaacggatgtgaagtggcggtggtgcgcgctaaatagcgtttcaatcggtgacgtcacttgctctgagaccttgaagcagtggttccccttgctctgcaagggccgcggcttttgtggagcgatgggtataacgatgcttcgtgggtgactgttgttgatgagtgcagagggtccctggttcgagcctgGATATGGGCGACTAAAGTTAAACTGTTAGTTATAGCCGTTTTACATCCGTTACACACTTACTTCTTACCACTTTTGAGAGGCCTTTTGCCTCTTACCAGGCCGTCATTATAAACAACAATTTGTTCTTATTTGACCTGCCttgtacatacatttttttaaattaaagtaACAGCTAATACTCTCTCCTCTACGCAGATTCTGTCCGTACAACCAGGGTTATAAAATGCATAGCAATATTTTTTGCCGCATCACA
This is a stretch of genomic DNA from Oncorhynchus clarkii lewisi isolate Uvic-CL-2024 chromosome 17, UVic_Ocla_1.0, whole genome shotgun sequence. It encodes these proteins:
- the LOC139370287 gene encoding zinc finger protein 431-like; protein product: MAISISYSTPIKEEVCWSEKEALGLNIIMKEEEEDDITVKGEDPEMTVTGEGEEEAVLVKEEGEMTVTVKGEEEAVLVKEEEEGEMTVTVKGEEEAVLVKEEEEGEMTVTVKGEEEAVLVKEEGEMTVTWKGEEEAVLVKEEEEGEMTVTWKGEEEAVLVKEEEDVFRVKEEEEKEDMTVTVKEEEKKGEEEDTGDLINTRERPDSRSDTRKSPTGESAPVTSKPARPHHCSQCGKRFIRLGHLKQHKRTHTGEKPYHCSQCGKGFGQSGDLKVHERIHTGEKPYQCSQCENKFFSSGDLKSYEKTHLVERPFQCSQCGKGFIQSSHLKEHERIHTGEKPFQCSQCGKSFTQRGKLTNHERRHTGEKPHRCSQCGKGFGQSGHLKVHERTHTGEKPYQCSQCENTFLSSGYLKSHEKTHLVERPFQCSQCGKGFIQSSHLKDHERIHTGEKPFQCSQCGKSFTQRGKLKDHERTHTGEKPHHCSQCGKSFGQSGHLKVHERTHTGEKPYQCSKCENKFFSSGDLKSHERTHLVERPFQCSQCGKSFTELGSLKIHERIHTGEKPYYCSQCGKRFTQLGSLKEHERTHTGNKPHHCSQCGKSFKLKGQLNQHERIHTGEKPYHCSQCEKSFAWLGDLRRHERTHTGEKPHHCSQCGKSFTQLRHMKRHEIIHTGDTNVG